In Quercus robur chromosome 10, dhQueRobu3.1, whole genome shotgun sequence, a genomic segment contains:
- the LOC126704218 gene encoding uncharacterized protein LOC126704218: MYSLCGSKSTNYYLKTRDARVRLISCLPDSNRNSAGEFVRVRGNWFAGEIPCPLTRREVDGKVFTQDLRAVHVKDLNFVLRSEIFVHWDGQLRASHLILGVEPVYSTWQSFKQALLVDSPLLSYIDVRYVNFLPPKLTTGEAREFGRRFTTADELVPLRDDSAEQVSRRLRERAHEAIQQGDQAQEQAHPEDPPAEHQQQVTDAANLLAEAIQPGASMVARRIMTLDRFVPGARPTNQPPPTQGRGLVSQPPPTSQSGRARKK, encoded by the exons atgtacagcctttgTGGGAGCAAGTCcacaaattactacttaaagacaagggatgctcgggtacggctgatatcgtgcctacccgattcgaacaggaactccgccggggagtttgtcagggtgcgcggcaattggtttgccggggagatcccttgccccctcacacggcgtgaagtgg acggcaaagtgtttactcaggacctcagagccgtccacgtcaaggacttaaacttcgtccttcgttccgagatcttcgtgcactgggacgggcaactccgggcctcacacctgatcctcggcgtggaaccggtttactccacttggcaatcattcaagcaggcgttgttagttgacagccccctgctctcgtacatagacgtccggtacgtgaacttcttgccgccgaagcttacaaccggggaagcgagggaatttggtaggCGGTTCACTaccgcggacgaactagttccccttcgagacgattccgcggagcaagtatcccggcgccttagagagagagcccacgaagctatacaacaaggggaccaagcccaagagcaggcccatcccgaggatccacccgccgagcatcaacagcaagtgacagacgcggctaacctgctagctgaagcgatccagcccggtgcaagCATGGTGGCAAGGCGAATAATGACCCTagacaggttcgtgcctggtgcccggccgaccaaccagcccccgcctacccaAGGTCGGGGTCTagtttctcaacctcctccaacctcgcagtccggacgtgcccggaaAAAATAG